A segment of the Corynebacterium liangguodongii genome:
AAAGTTGTGGAACACAAGGTAAGGCCGGCCTTGGCGGCGCCTGCGGGCTGTGAATGACAGTGACAGACACACCGCAGGTGCCGCCGCGGCACGGCGTTGGTACTCACTAGAGGGAAAAGGCAGACGTGGCAGACGAACAGCTTGGGGCGCTTTGGGGAGACGTCGTAACGGAGCTCCTCAACCTCTCGGAGCGCCCCAACTCCACCATCCCGACGCTCACGCACCAGGAGCGGATCTACCTGCGGCTGGTCACGCCGGTCATGGCTGTCGATGGCTACGTCATCCTCGCCGCGCCCAACCCCACCGCCAAGGCGGTCATCGAGGACAGCCTGGGCACGCACATCACCTCGCTGCTCACCCGGAAGCTGGGCCGACCTTGCACCCTGGCGGTGTCCATCAAGCCCGCGAGTAGCGAGCCCACAGAGCCCACAATGCCCACAGAGCCGACGGGTCCCGCTGAGCCGGCTGTGTCGTCCGAGCCCGCACGATCCGCGGAACCCGCCGCCCAGCCACCGGCCGACGGCGGGTGGTACGCCACGACGAGCACACCCGCTTACCCGCCGCAGGCCACGGGCGGCAGGGTCGTCGGCGAGCAGATCCCCATGGGGCTAGACGAGCTGGCCAGGCTGCACTCCCAACAGCGCGAAACGAGGGAGGGCGGCGCACAGGGCGAGCGCAAGCACACCGGCGCCCACCCGACGGTGGCCCCGCGCCTGCCGCGCGAGACCCCCGCCCACAACCCCGACCGCGAGGCGAGCCTCAACCCGAAGTACACCTTCGAGAACTTCGTCATCGGCTCATCGAACCGCTTTGCCAACGGTGCCGCGGTCGCCGTGGCTGAAAACCCCGCTCGCGCCTACAACCCGCTGTTTATCTGGGGCGGCTCCGGGCTGGGCAAGACCCACCTGCTCCACGCGGCCGGCAACTACGCCAAGCTCCTGCAGCCGAACCTGCGCATCAGCTACGTCTCCTCCGAGGAGTTCACCAACGACTACATCAACTCGGTGCGCGACGACCGCCAGGAGAGCTTCAAGCGGCGCTACCGCAACCTCGACATCCTCATGGTCGACGACATCCAGTTCCTCGAAGGCAAGGAGGGCACCCAGGAGGAGTTCTTCCACACGTTTAACGCCTTACACCAGCAGAACAAGCAGATCATCTTGTCCTCCGACCGGCCCCCGCGCCAGCTCACGACGCTGGAGGACAGGCTGCGCACCCGCTTCGAGGGCGGGCTTATTACCGACGTCCAGCCGCCCGACCTGGAGACCCGCATCGCGATTTTGATGAAGAAGGCCTCCGCCGACGGCACACGCGTCGATCACACCGTGCTCGAGCTCATTGCCTCGCAGTTCGAGTCGTCGATTAGGGAGCTCGAAGGTGCCCTGATCAGGGTCTCGGCGTACTCCTCGCTCATCAACGAGCCGATTACCCTCGACGTCGCGCAGGTCGCGCTCCGCGACATCCTGCCCAACGGCGGGGAGATCAACATCAGTGCCACCGCCATCAAAGAGGCGGCGGCCGAGTACTTCGGCGTCTCCCTTGAGCAGCTCACGGGTGCGGGGAAGACGAGGCAGGTCGCCCACGCCCGGCAGCTAGCGATGTACCTGTGCCGCGAGCTCACCGACCTTTCGCTGCCGAAGATCGGCTCCGAGTTCGGGGGCAAGGACCACACGACGGTGATGTATGCCGACCGGAAGATCCGCAAGGAAATGACGGAAAACCGCGGCACCTACGACGAGATTAAGGAGCTCACTCAGCTCATCAAGCTCCGCGCTCGGACCCACTAGCTGTAATTCTTTCCCCGGTAGTACCCCTGCACGATCGCCCCGCCAGCCGGGGCTTTTTCTTTATCCACAGGGTTACTCACAGCTGTGTAATTCCACCGTTGTGATTCGGTGAGCTTGCTCACTTGTGGCGCGGGACACACTTTTCGGGCGCTGTTGATAACCCCGCGCTGAGTGTGAAATCCCAGTGAGGAAACACCGCCGCGCTGTGGACGGCTGAGGCAGGCGGAAAAGTTATCCACAACTGCGAGGAGATATCCACAGTTTTTCCACACCGTAGGACACACGCCCGACACGCCGTGCGAGCGGCGCGGATCGCCCGTCCTCCACAGAGTGCACAGGGCTTACTGCTGTTACCGCTCTTTTACTTGTAATTCATCCTGAGGGAAACGGGGTGTGTGAAATCGCCGCCTGCCGCCCCCGCTCCCGGCGTCGCCACGCGAATGGAAAACGGGGACCCGCGCGCCTAAGGTGGAGCGAAATGACATGTAACTCGTGGCGTCGCTTGTGGGCTGCGCCGCATCGAGCGCGCAAGGAGTATCCGCTGGCATGGATGACAACGTAGGAAACCCCGCGTCGACTTCGGTGTCGTTCCGCGTCCACAAGGACGACCTCTCCGATGCGGTGGCCTGGGTCGCCCGCATGCTGCCGACGAAAAACACCCAGCCGGTGCTCCGCGCAGTGGTCATCACCGCAGACTCCGACGGGCTTGAGTTCGCCGGGTTCGACTACGAAGTCTCCTCCCGCGTGCGCATCGCCGCCGAAGTCAGCCAACCAGGCCGCGTCGCCGTGGCCGGCAAACTCATGGCCGACATCGTGGCCAACATGCCCGCCAAGCCGATGGAGGTGACCACCGACGACACCACCATGCTGCTCAAGGGCGGGGCCGCCCGCTTCGAGCTGCCGCTTATGCCGCTCGATGATTACCCTCAGCTGCCCGCCCTTCCCGAGGTCACCGGCAGGATCTCTCCGGCAACCTTCGTCGGCGCCGTCACCCAGGTCGCCTCGGCGGCCGGGCGGGACGACACCCTGCCGATGCTCACCGGAATCCACATGGAAGTCTCCGGCACCAACCTGCAGCTCACCGCGACCGACCGCTTCCGCCTCGCCATCCGCCGCGTGAGCTGGGAGCCGGTCGCCCCAGAGGTCGAAGCCAAGCTGCTCATCCCGGCCAAGACCCTCCTCGATAACGCCCGGACCCTCGATACCCACCTCGACGACCCGATCGAGATCGCGGTGGGTGCGGCCGGCAACGTCGGCGGCGAGGGCCTCTTCGGCCTCCACTCCGCCAACCGGGAAACGACGACGCGTATGCTCGACGCCGACTTCCCCAACATCTCCCCGCTGCTGCCGAAGACGCACACCTCAATGGCGAGCGTCGAGATCTCCCCGCTGCTCGAGGCGATCCGCCGCGTCAGCCTCGTTGCGGACCGCAACGCCCAGGTGCGGATGCACTTCCGCCCGGGTGAGGTCACCCTGTATGCCTCCGGCGCGGATTCCGGGGAGGCGAGCGAGACGGTGGAGGCCGCGTTTACGGGCGCAGACGAGCTGCTCATTGCGTTTAACTCGGGATACCTCAAAGACGGCCTGGGGGTCATCTCCACCCCGCGCGTCGTCTTCGGGTTCACCGAGGCCTCCCGCCCGGCGATCATGATCCCCGAGCCCGAGGCCCTGCCGGAGGCAGAGGCGGACGGCACGTTTGCCACCCCGGCGACCGACTTCACGTACCTGCTCATGCCGGTGCGGTTGCCCGGATAGTCGGTCGCTGCCCCTTGTTCGTCCGTGAACTCAACCTGCGCGATTTTCGCTCCTGGCCGGAGCTCGGCTGCGAGCTGGGGCCAGGGGCAACCGTGTTCTCCGGCCGCAACGGACACGGCAAGACCAACATCGTCGAGGCGCTGCACTACACGGCCAAGCTGAGCAGCCACCGGGTCTCCTCGGACGCCCCGCTCATCCGCGCCGGGGCCGCCAGCGCACGGGTGTCCTGCACGACCGTCAACGCCGGCCGGGAGCTGACCACCCACCTGCTGCTCAAAGCCTCCGGTGCGAACCAGGCCCAGATCAACCGCACCCGGCTGAAATCCCCGCGGAAGCTGCTCGGCGTGCTGCGCACCGTGATGTTTTCTCCGGAAGACCTGCGTCTTGTCGTGGGGGAGCCGGCCGAGCGACGGCGCTTCCTCGACGACCTCGCGGCCGAGCGGGCGCCGCGGCTGGGCGGCGCGAAGGCCGATTTTGACAAGGTGCTGCGCCAGAGAAACGCGCTGCTTCGCCACTCGGCGATGGATTTGCGCCGCGGCTACGGCGACGGCGCGGGCGCAAGCGCGCTGGCCACCCTCGATGTGTGGGACTCGCAGCTCGCCAGCCACGGCGCGCAGGTCATCGCGGGCAGGCTCGCGCTTCTCGACGCCCTCGCTCCCCACATCGAGAGCTCTTACGCCGCCGTTGCCCCCGAATCGCGCCCCGCTTCTGTGAGCTACTCCTCCACACTCGACGCGGCGCTCGAGCGCCTCGCCGGCGAGGGCACCCGGGACGCCGCGGTCATCGAGGCGGCGATGCTCAGCGAGCTCGCGCGGCGCCGCAAAGAGGAGATCGAGCGCGGCACCACTCTGGTCGGACCGCACCGCGACGACGTCGTGCTCATGCTGGGCGATGCCCCCGCCAAGGGCTACGCCAGCCACGGGGAGACGTGGTCGCTCGCCCTGGCGCTCCACCTCGCCGAATACGCCCTGCTCTCCGCCGAGGGCTCGGCCCCGGTGCTCATCCTCGACGATGTGTTTGCCGAGCTCGACACCGCGCGCCGCCAGCGCCTCGTCGCCGTTGCCGAGCAGGCAGAACAGGTTCTCATCACCGCAGCGGTGGGAGACGACCTGCCGGCGAGCCTGGCCGAGACGGTGACGGCGCGCTACGCGGTGACGATGGTAGACGGCGCCTCGACCCTGGAGCGCGACGATGCCTGACCTGGTCAGCGAGACCTTCCGCGCGCTGCGCGAGACGGCCAAGGCCCGCGGCGGTCGCGTGCCCGACCTGCGGCGCCAGGGTGGGTCGGTGGTGCCGCGGCGGGCGGGCGCGCTGTCGCTGCGGGATGGTGCCGCGGGGGCGTCGATAAGCGTGCCCGGGTTAGAGCTCGACACCGCGCCGTCCCCGCGTGGGCCGGCCAGGGGCAGGCCCACCGGGCCCGATGGCCGCGCACTCGGGCGCAGCTACCAGGTCAAGGGCTTTGGCACCTTGGTGCGCGCCGAGATCCGCAAGCGCGACTGGACCGAGAACATGGCGTACGGGTGGGTCATGGGCAACTGGGCGCAGCTCGTTGGCGACAAGATTGCGCAGCACACGCAGGTGCAGATGATTAAGGAAGGGGAGGTCTTTATCACCTGCGACCAAACCGCCTGGGCGACGCAGCTGAAGTACATGCAGGCGACCATCTTGAGCGCGATTGCGCAGAAGGTAGGACCAGGGGTGGTCACCGCCCTCCACGTCTACCCGCCGAGGACCAAGAACTGGCGCAAGGGCCCCCTCCACGTCAAGGGCCGCGGCCCGCGCGATACCTACGGATAGCCAAAATTGGGCCTACAGCGCCGTCTCGCGGAGTTGGCAAGTGCGGGCAATCTCCCCTACGGGGTGTAGGATTAGACGGGTTAAAGCCCTTTTAGCGCGACAGGAGAGACCCACATCGTGGCTACCAACGAACCACACTACGACGCGTCATCGATCACCATTCTGGAGGGCCTCGAGGCCGTGCGCAAGCGCCCCGGAATGTACATCGGCTCGACCGGCGTGCGTGGCCTGCACCACCTCGTGTGGGAGGTCGTGGATAACTCCGTCGATGAGGCCATGGCGGGCTACGCCGACCGGGTCGATGTCACACTGCTTGCCGACGGCGGAATTGAGGTCATCGACAACGGCCGCGGCATTCCTGTGGAGATGCACCCCGCGGGAGCCCCCACCGTCCAGGTTGTTATGACCCAGCTGCACGCCGGCGGAAAGTTCGACTCGGAATCCTACGCCGTCTCCGGCGGCCTGCACGGAGTGGGCATCTCCGTGGTCAACGCCCTCTCCACCCGCGTCGAGGCCGACATCAAGCGCGACGGCAAGCACTGGTACCAGAACTTCACCTACGCCGTACCCGATGGGCTGGTTGAAGGCGGCAACGCCCGCGGCACCGGCACGACCATCAGGTTCTGGCCCGACGCCGAGATTTTCGAAACCGTCGAGTTCAACTACGACATCATCGCGCGGCGCCTGCAGGAAATGGCGTTTTTGAACAAGGGCCTGACCATCACGCTCAAGGACGAGCGGGTCACGGAGGAAGAACTCGAGCTCGAAGCCATCGTCGAGGAGGGGGAGTCGGCGGCCGCCGTCGAAGGAGACTCCTTCGACGACACCGTGGTCTCCGAATCCGCCGGGGTGAGCCCGGCGGTGCAGAAGAAGCGCGAGAAGAAGGTGACCTACCACTACCCGAACGGTTTGGTGGACTACGTCGAGCACCTCAACAAGTCGAAGACCCCTATCCACCCCTCCGTGATCGGTTTCGAGGCTAAGGGCACCGAGCACGAAGCCGAGATCGCGATGCAGTGGAACAACGGATTTAAGGAATCCGTCCACACCTTCGCCAACACGATCAACACCCACGAGGGCGGCTCGCACGAGGAGGGCTTCCGCGCAGCGCTGACCTCGTTGATGAACAAGTACGCGCGCGAGCACAAGCTCCTGCGCGACAAGGAGCCCAACCTCACCGGCGACGATTGCCGCGAGGGGCTCTCGGCGATTGTCTCCGTGCGCGTGTCCGACCCGCAGTTCGAGGGGCAGACGAAGACCAAGCTGGGAAACACCGAGATCAAGGGCTTTGTCCAGCGCGCCGTGGGCGAGCACCTCTCCGACTGGTTCGACGCCAACCCGGCCGAGGCCAAGGTGATCATCAACAAAGCTGTCTCTTCCTCGCAGGCGCGCCAAGCCGCCCGCAAGGCGCGCGATCTCGTGCGCCGCAAGTCCGCCGGGGATATGGGTGGGTTGCCCGGCAAGCTCGCGGACTGCCGCTCGAAGGACCCGAAGGTCTCCGAGCTCTTCATCGTGGAGGGCGATTCCGC
Coding sequences within it:
- the dnaA gene encoding chromosomal replication initiator protein DnaA, with translation MADEQLGALWGDVVTELLNLSERPNSTIPTLTHQERIYLRLVTPVMAVDGYVILAAPNPTAKAVIEDSLGTHITSLLTRKLGRPCTLAVSIKPASSEPTEPTMPTEPTGPAEPAVSSEPARSAEPAAQPPADGGWYATTSTPAYPPQATGGRVVGEQIPMGLDELARLHSQQRETREGGAQGERKHTGAHPTVAPRLPRETPAHNPDREASLNPKYTFENFVIGSSNRFANGAAVAVAENPARAYNPLFIWGGSGLGKTHLLHAAGNYAKLLQPNLRISYVSSEEFTNDYINSVRDDRQESFKRRYRNLDILMVDDIQFLEGKEGTQEEFFHTFNALHQQNKQIILSSDRPPRQLTTLEDRLRTRFEGGLITDVQPPDLETRIAILMKKASADGTRVDHTVLELIASQFESSIRELEGALIRVSAYSSLINEPITLDVAQVALRDILPNGGEINISATAIKEAAAEYFGVSLEQLTGAGKTRQVAHARQLAMYLCRELTDLSLPKIGSEFGGKDHTTVMYADRKIRKEMTENRGTYDEIKELTQLIKLRARTH
- the dnaN gene encoding DNA polymerase III subunit beta; this encodes MDDNVGNPASTSVSFRVHKDDLSDAVAWVARMLPTKNTQPVLRAVVITADSDGLEFAGFDYEVSSRVRIAAEVSQPGRVAVAGKLMADIVANMPAKPMEVTTDDTTMLLKGGAARFELPLMPLDDYPQLPALPEVTGRISPATFVGAVTQVASAAGRDDTLPMLTGIHMEVSGTNLQLTATDRFRLAIRRVSWEPVAPEVEAKLLIPAKTLLDNARTLDTHLDDPIEIAVGAAGNVGGEGLFGLHSANRETTTRMLDADFPNISPLLPKTHTSMASVEISPLLEAIRRVSLVADRNAQVRMHFRPGEVTLYASGADSGEASETVEAAFTGADELLIAFNSGYLKDGLGVISTPRVVFGFTEASRPAIMIPEPEALPEAEADGTFATPATDFTYLLMPVRLPG
- a CDS encoding DciA family protein — its product is MPDLVSETFRALRETAKARGGRVPDLRRQGGSVVPRRAGALSLRDGAAGASISVPGLELDTAPSPRGPARGRPTGPDGRALGRSYQVKGFGTLVRAEIRKRDWTENMAYGWVMGNWAQLVGDKIAQHTQVQMIKEGEVFITCDQTAWATQLKYMQATILSAIAQKVGPGVVTALHVYPPRTKNWRKGPLHVKGRGPRDTYG
- the gyrB gene encoding DNA topoisomerase (ATP-hydrolyzing) subunit B codes for the protein MATNEPHYDASSITILEGLEAVRKRPGMYIGSTGVRGLHHLVWEVVDNSVDEAMAGYADRVDVTLLADGGIEVIDNGRGIPVEMHPAGAPTVQVVMTQLHAGGKFDSESYAVSGGLHGVGISVVNALSTRVEADIKRDGKHWYQNFTYAVPDGLVEGGNARGTGTTIRFWPDAEIFETVEFNYDIIARRLQEMAFLNKGLTITLKDERVTEEELELEAIVEEGESAAAVEGDSFDDTVVSESAGVSPAVQKKREKKVTYHYPNGLVDYVEHLNKSKTPIHPSVIGFEAKGTEHEAEIAMQWNNGFKESVHTFANTINTHEGGSHEEGFRAALTSLMNKYAREHKLLRDKEPNLTGDDCREGLSAIVSVRVSDPQFEGQTKTKLGNTEIKGFVQRAVGEHLSDWFDANPAEAKVIINKAVSSSQARQAARKARDLVRRKSAGDMGGLPGKLADCRSKDPKVSELFIVEGDSAGGSAKQGRDSMFQAILPLRGKILNVEKARMDRVLKNAEVQAIITALGTGIHDEFDIARLRYHKIVLMADADVDGQHIATLLLTLLFRFMPELIEQGHVYLANPPLYKLKWAKGEPGYAFSDRERDEQLAEGREAGRKINTDDGIQRYKGLGEMNPSELWETTLDPEHRILRRVDVEDAQLADELFSILMGDDVAARRSFITRKAKDVRFLDV
- the recF gene encoding DNA replication/repair protein RecF (All proteins in this family for which functions are known are DNA-binding proteins that assist the filamentation of RecA onto DNA for the initiation of recombination or recombinational repair.), which codes for MFVRELNLRDFRSWPELGCELGPGATVFSGRNGHGKTNIVEALHYTAKLSSHRVSSDAPLIRAGAASARVSCTTVNAGRELTTHLLLKASGANQAQINRTRLKSPRKLLGVLRTVMFSPEDLRLVVGEPAERRRFLDDLAAERAPRLGGAKADFDKVLRQRNALLRHSAMDLRRGYGDGAGASALATLDVWDSQLASHGAQVIAGRLALLDALAPHIESSYAAVAPESRPASVSYSSTLDAALERLAGEGTRDAAVIEAAMLSELARRRKEEIERGTTLVGPHRDDVVLMLGDAPAKGYASHGETWSLALALHLAEYALLSAEGSAPVLILDDVFAELDTARRQRLVAVAEQAEQVLITAAVGDDLPASLAETVTARYAVTMVDGASTLERDDA